Part of the Aquimarina sp. TRL1 genome, TCTAACAATAAAGGGGATACATCCATCTATTAAGAAATATTCTAATTTCATATCCTTTAGGAATTTCTGTATTAGAGGATGAAAGAGCTTCTGGATTTGAATTTTTTAATCTGTTTTTAGAATAGTTTCCGAATTGATCTTAATAATTAATGCTTTTTCAGTGTTTTGATTCTGCCATTTTACAATCTTTTCTTCGATTGTTAAATGATCGAATTGCCAGCGGTTCATTTTTAACTTATTACAGATGTGAAACAAAAAATAATCTGAAGAACTAATATGTTCAAATCGTACTATTTTCTACAATGTTTCTGGTTATTAAAATAAAAAAGCTACTCAAATAAGGTGTTGGTTCTTTTTTCCAGGGTTTCAAGGTCAAAGTTATCATAAATCGTTTCAAATCCGACTACTTTTTTATTTAGAATCCAGCAGATCTCTCCATATCCGTGAAGTCTGTTTTTAGGGCTAAACTTTTTGATAGTCATAATTCCTTCTTTTGCCCAATCTCCATTCTCTTGTTTACGCAACCAATCAGGATAGTAACTCTCAGGACCAATAACAGAACAGTCTATAAGTATTATTTCCCGCTTGTATTGTTTTTCCCATTTCTCCACAATCTTTTTTGAAATTACAGAATAACCAGACCAATTAAAAAAGCAGAAAACGATGCATTTATTTTCTGTTTCAATGAGCTTGGAAAAGTCTGCTTTATTTTGGATTGATTTCAATTGTATTTTATTTCTGAGAATTATACCTCATGTTTTGATTACATGGTGTTTTAATGCAGTTTATATTTTGTTTACTTTTCTACCTGATTATTGATCCAGATCATTAATTGATCTTTATTTATTGCATTCCAAGTTGCCTGGGTATTCTTTTTTTGTGATTGATTATCTTGTGGTTGCAATACAATTAATTCAGTGTTTTTATTACCCATCAGTTCCAATTCGGCTAAAAAACCAACCATATCGGTCGCATTATTTTCATATAAAGTCCTTAGTTGATTTTTTAGCTTGTACTTTATTGCAGGTTCTACATACGCTCTAACAGCATAATCTTTATAAGTCTTAATATTTCTATTCTTTTCATCAAAGTAACTGTAGGGTGAAAAATCATAATAACTCTCTGGATTTGTTAGGGGAGTACCTTTCAAATAGGTTTCCAACATATAATTTATAAATTTTGGTTCCCAAAGGTCAATTCGGTTGATTCTTATATCTCGTTTATGCTGTTTCCATTTTCTTGTAAAGTCTAATGTAAAGTTGCAAATGACAATACCTTTTATGTCGAGTCGAAACTCGTAATCACTCTCTGTCATAAATTTAATATATCGCATTGCTCTATGACCGACTAAACTGGCTCCTAAAAAGAAAATATTGTCATTTGGTAAATTATATTTTTCAAATACTTTTTGAATCAGATTATGAACAGAATTCATAGATTCTTTAGAAAAGTAAAAATCAAGAGGGGTTTCAGTTGAGACCGACAATACAGCAAAGCCTTTCTCAGAGGCTTGATTATACAACTGTTTTGAGCTCATATTTTTTTTGTCATACGTTGAATCCTCCAGGAAGATGAGCACTCCTTTACTTTTCTTATTTTCAGGAAGCATTAGTGTATATCCTTTTTGGATAAAAGGCAAAAAATCATTTTCTCCAGTTCCGATTCTAAGACTATCTTTTTTTGCGGGTGCATACTCTTCAATTATTTTCTGCGAAAAAGACTTGACACTGAAAATGATAAAGAATAGGAAAAAGAATGATTTGAACGATATTTTCATTATCGATTATTTTCAATTGTGTATAGGGTTTCTTGGATGATGTGTTTGCTTTCCGAAGGAGATATATTTTAATCCCAAATTCCATTTGATTCGGTTAAAACTATAGGTTTATAATCTGTGATTAATATTGTTTGTTCGTGTTGCGTTACATACCCACCTTTATTACCAACTAAGGTCCATCCATCACTTAATTCCACCGCAACAGTAGACTTTGTTGCTATAAAAGTTTCTATTGCAACGGTAGTATTCTTTCTAAACCTTTCTCGATTTGTTTTAACCCTATAGTTTAAAATATTTTCCGGGGCTTCGTGTAAACTTCTCCCAACACCATGACCCGCTAAGTTTTTAATTACTTTAAAACCTGATTTTTTAGCTTCGGTTTCTATTAAATATCCAATGTCAGAAATTCTTACTCCTCCTTTGATATTGTTTATTGCTTTGCGTAAAATATTTTTAGAGGCATTTACCAGCGGTTGGTGATTATGGATGTCTTTTCCCAGGACAAAGGAGCCTCCGTTGTCAGACCAAAAACCATTTAATTCGGCAGATACATCAATATTAATCAGATCACCTTCTTTCAATATTTTTTTTTCGGATGGTATTCCGTGAGCAGCTTCTTC contains:
- the map gene encoding type I methionyl aminopeptidase, with amino-acid sequence MSITKESELVGMKRVSEVVATTLKLMRVYAKVGMSTKELDEYGGEILKSYGATSAPNITYDFPGFTCISVNEEAAHGIPSEKKILKEGDLINIDVSAELNGFWSDNGGSFVLGKDIHNHQPLVNASKNILRKAINNIKGGVRISDIGYLIETEAKKSGFKVIKNLAGHGVGRSLHEAPENILNYRVKTNRERFRKNTTVAIETFIATKSTVAVELSDGWTLVGNKGGYVTQHEQTILITDYKPIVLTESNGIWD